The proteins below are encoded in one region of Candidatus Saganbacteria bacterium:
- the recJ gene encoding single-stranded-DNA-specific exonuclease RecJ, producing the protein MKKWELYPQDPTHSSDLSKELKVSQVIAQIILNRGIKDPKEAQAFIAPRLSNLTDPFGLPDVKKAAERIVQAKKNGEKIAVYGDYDVDGVTGTSILYETLNHLGLNATYYIPARYGEGYSLNIDAVKKLNEDGVNIILTVDCGISSYIEIEEANSLGMAVIVTDHHKPPKKLPNSCANVNPKLSDNPQTRELSGAGVAFKFAWALLRAFGIAENSFLTSLLDLASLGTIADVVPLNAENRILAKQGLGILNGRKRPGIKALCDVAGLKNDLTIRDINFGLAPRINAAGRLDHASLSVNLLISKDPTTAKKYAEELNKVNIRRQGVGDQMGKEVFEKIERLNLASEKIIIVSGENWHAGVIGIIASRVVDKFNKPAILIGINEGEGRGSARSIENFNIFKVLESCRDLFSDFGGHEAAAGFEIAPDKIEEFKRRIIEVTADLDMNFTSKVKVDSNLNPEQLTLNLAREIKLLDPFGQGNPVPIFASYDLKPVDIKLVGNTGSHIKIKFTNGSQTFEAIGFGMGEFKEMLKPTLSYDIAYSLATNLWNGFETVQLNLVDIKPSAT; encoded by the coding sequence ATGAAGAAGTGGGAATTATACCCACAAGATCCAACCCACAGCTCTGACCTCTCAAAAGAACTGAAAGTATCGCAAGTTATTGCCCAGATCATTCTAAACCGCGGCATTAAAGATCCAAAAGAAGCCCAAGCATTTATAGCCCCTCGCCTTTCTAACTTAACCGACCCTTTTGGACTTCCAGACGTAAAAAAAGCCGCTGAAAGAATTGTTCAAGCCAAAAAAAACGGCGAAAAGATCGCGGTTTATGGCGATTATGACGTTGACGGAGTTACAGGCACTTCTATCTTATATGAGACATTAAATCACTTGGGATTAAATGCTACATATTATATACCGGCACGCTATGGCGAAGGCTATTCTCTGAATATTGATGCGGTAAAGAAATTGAACGAGGATGGCGTGAATATTATACTTACAGTCGATTGCGGGATATCGAGTTATATTGAAATAGAAGAAGCAAATTCGTTAGGAATGGCTGTTATTGTTACAGACCACCATAAGCCGCCAAAAAAACTTCCAAACTCTTGCGCAAATGTTAATCCAAAACTCTCTGATAATCCACAAACAAGAGAACTCTCTGGAGCAGGTGTTGCTTTCAAATTTGCATGGGCCCTACTTCGTGCTTTCGGCATCGCCGAGAATTCTTTCCTTACTTCCCTATTAGACTTGGCATCCCTTGGCACTATAGCAGATGTTGTTCCCTTAAATGCAGAGAATAGGATACTGGCAAAACAAGGGCTCGGCATATTAAATGGTAGAAAAAGGCCCGGGATAAAAGCATTATGCGATGTTGCGGGATTAAAGAACGATCTGACTATCAGGGATATTAATTTTGGTTTGGCTCCTCGAATAAATGCGGCTGGGCGATTGGACCATGCTTCCCTTTCTGTGAATTTATTGATTTCAAAAGATCCAACAACCGCAAAGAAATACGCGGAAGAATTGAACAAAGTGAACATAAGACGCCAAGGCGTTGGCGACCAAATGGGCAAAGAAGTGTTTGAAAAAATAGAAAGGCTCAATTTGGCATCGGAAAAAATAATAATTGTTTCGGGTGAAAACTGGCATGCCGGAGTTATTGGAATAATTGCTTCCCGCGTTGTCGATAAGTTCAACAAGCCGGCTATTTTGATCGGAATAAACGAAGGTGAAGGAAGAGGATCGGCCAGATCAATTGAGAATTTCAATATTTTTAAAGTTCTCGAATCATGTAGAGATCTATTTTCAGATTTTGGAGGGCACGAGGCCGCCGCTGGGTTTGAAATAGCTCCTGATAAAATAGAAGAATTCAAAAGAAGAATAATAGAAGTTACAGCCGATCTAGATATGAATTTCACATCAAAAGTCAAAGTTGATTCAAATTTGAATCCTGAACAGCTAACGCTGAATTTAGCAAGAGAAATAAAGTTACTCGATCCCTTTGGCCAAGGAAACCCCGTACCGATATTTGCAAGCTACGACCTGAAGCCGGTTGACATCAAACTAGTCGGGAACACAGGGAGCCATATTAAAATTAAATTTACTAACGGCAGCCAGACTTTTGAAGCGATCGGTTTTGGAATGGGCGAATTCAAGGAAATGTTAAAACCTACTTTATCATATGATATCGCCTACTCGTTGGCTACGAACTTATGGAACGGTTTTGAAACGGTACAACTGAATTTGGTTGATATCAAGCCCTCTGCGACTTAA